The DNA region gggaaaaatatgtattaaacacAAACTTTACCATAAACAATTACGCATATCAAAAAGACACTAACTTTAAAAAGGTAcaaaaaaagtgaggaaaaacctgaaattacagaaaagaaagtcaaatttatttaatgaaaaactagaattaataaaaattagcaaatgcacacacacagccaaaaaaagaaaaaaagaaaacaaccagcAGCACTATGTATTGACTCACAAAGGGAGAAGCAGTGGCCCAAGACCACTCAGATGGCTTGtcagttaaacacacacacacacacacacacacacgcaaaaaagaacaaaaacaaaacaaaaaaaccaatatTTTCAACAATACAATCAATCTACAACAAACACAAAAGTCAGAATTATTTTACAATGCTTGCTCTCTTAATACAAAAGATGCCCATCttgggtgtatatatatatattttttttcagtggttTACtgttgacttatttttaaatatattagtgTTACTACATGCAACTGTTTCCTGTATTTAAcagcctttctttttatttaccttcATGTGTCTAGCTTTCACCTACCAAAAGAGTTTCAGGTTGGTAGGCAGATGGGTGCCTTATTCTCCTGTGAAATTGAATGCAACAGTTTTAAACACTGGCCAGAAAATGTTTGATTGCCGTTTCAACACATGGAAATAGTTACATTGATGCCTAAATTGCCGTTTTCTGCAAAAAGCTGTGCAATGCTGGTGTCAAAGACTAGGCAGTCACTATTCATAATGGCTGTTGCAATTCCCTCATGAATAGATCGAGGAGTCGCTTCCCAAGTCAATCGCCGCCTATGACCATTTAGCTCAAGTCGATAAGCAAAATTTTCAGCTTGCTTGCGTGTTCCTATCAGCTGTACAATTGCGAAGAATTGCTGGTGACCATCgtatttttcctgtttctccaaGACTAACATGAAGTGAAAGCCAAAACAGGACTGCATCATCACCCAGTCAACAGCACCAGGAAGATTAATGTCTGTAGCAAGGAAAACTATATCCTCTCCCTGTAGGGTTGTAATGGACTTGTGCTGATGCATCAGATGGGGCATTACAGCATCCAAAGAGCCTTGCCACTTACAGGAAGCACCAGGGCATGGGCAGGAATAAGGCCTAAACTCACAGAGCTCTTCGTGGTCTGCTTTTTCTGTATGTGGCAGAGTTATTTCACATCCAGAAGA from Urocitellus parryii isolate mUroPar1 chromosome 15, mUroPar1.hap1, whole genome shotgun sequence includes:
- the Siah1 gene encoding E3 ubiquitin-protein ligase SIAH1 isoform X2 yields the protein MSRQTATALPTGTSKCPPSQRVPALTGTTASNNDLASLFECPVCFDYVLPPILQCQSGHLVCSNCRPKLTCCPTCRGPLGSIRNLAMEKVANSVLFPCKYASSGCEITLPHTEKADHEELCEFRPYSCPCPGASCKWQGSLDAVMPHLMHQHKSITTLQGEDIVFLATDINLPGAVDWVMMQSCFGFHFMLVLEKQEKYDGHQQFFAIVQLIGTRKQAENFAYRLELNGHRRRLTWEATPRSIHEGIATAIMNSDCLVFDTSIAQLFAENGNLGINVTISMC
- the Siah1 gene encoding E3 ubiquitin-protein ligase SIAH1 isoform X1, giving the protein MTGKPTLPFLYSWRGVLLTCLPAARTRKRKEMSRQTATALPTGTSKCPPSQRVPALTGTTASNNDLASLFECPVCFDYVLPPILQCQSGHLVCSNCRPKLTCCPTCRGPLGSIRNLAMEKVANSVLFPCKYASSGCEITLPHTEKADHEELCEFRPYSCPCPGASCKWQGSLDAVMPHLMHQHKSITTLQGEDIVFLATDINLPGAVDWVMMQSCFGFHFMLVLEKQEKYDGHQQFFAIVQLIGTRKQAENFAYRLELNGHRRRLTWEATPRSIHEGIATAIMNSDCLVFDTSIAQLFAENGNLGINVTISMC